A window of the Lactuca sativa cultivar Salinas chromosome 5, Lsat_Salinas_v11, whole genome shotgun sequence genome harbors these coding sequences:
- the LOC111893365 gene encoding interactor of constitutive active ROPs 4, which produces MPRGRGSEMAQRVSTRGPAPLRTSSSDSDPLHHRPITDRSPKLGDRRSPRSAHSEPINQKKLGTRIAGLETQLEQAQGELKILKDQLASAEAAKKEAQKELEKRTRKPPVVVSEPETRSSPSETQDSNKEISQEDEIPDEIQNETDVFEVPIEMVTQSCDLNEVKTKESSVSPESLEKLRSDDEEVSLLKLKIEEKEKDLEAFRQENESLKLQLSEANVEISSGKSKEEKTSLKMTQLEEELKRSKNDGIELKEKLQEVEGAKEALETEMKKLRVQTEQWRKAADAAAAILSGGVEMNDGRRVSERCGSMDKHYGGVFDGYGGFVGSPGMGDDCDDGLGNGKRKGSGIRMFGDLWKKKGQK; this is translated from the exons ATGCCAAGAGGAAG AGGTTCAGAAATGGCTCAGAGGGTGTCAACCAGAGGTCCGGCTCCTCTGCGAACATCGAGCTCCGACTCCGATCCACTACACCACCGTCCGATAACTGACCGGAGCCCAAAACTAGGCGACCGCCGGTCACCGAGAAGTGCACATTCCGAGCCGATTAACCAGAAGAAGCTCGGAACGCGAATTGCAGGGTTGGAAACTCAACTGGAGCAAGCTCAAGGTGAGCTCAAGATACTTAAAGATCAGTTGGCGTCAGCTGAAGCCGCAAAGAAAGAAGCTCAAAAGGAACTCGAAAAAAGGACCAGAAAGCCGCCGGTGGTCGTTTCAGAGCCTGAAACACGGTCGTCACCAAGCGAAACACAGGATTCAAACAAAGAGATCAGTCAAGAAGACGAAATCCCAGATGAGATTCAGAACGAAACTGATGTTTTTGAAGTCCCAATTGAAATGGTTACTCAATCGTGCGATCTGAATGAGGTCAAAACCAAAGAATCGAGCGTTTCACCTGAATCACTAGAAAAGCTTCGTTCCGATGACGAAGAGGTAAgtctactgaaactgaaaatcGAAGAGAAGGAGAAGGATTTAGAAGCATTCCGACAAGAAAACGAAAGTCTAAAACTTCAACTAAGTGAAGCTAATGTGGAGATATCATCTGGTAAATCAAAAGAAGAGAAAACGAGTTTGAAGATGACGCAGCTTGAAGAAGAGCTGAAAAGGAGTAAAAACGATGGGATTGAACTGAAGGAGAAGCTGCAAGAGGTTGAAGGAGCAAAAGAGGCGTTGGAAACAGAAATGAAGAAGCTGAGAGTACAAACAGAGCAGTGGCGGAAGGCGGCAGATGCAGCAGCAGCCATTTTATCCGGCGGGGTGGAGATGAACGATGGAAGAAGAGTTTCTGAAAGATGTGGTTCAATGGATAAACATTACGGCGGCGTGTTTGATGGGTACGGTGGTTTTGTGGGTTCACCGGGGATGGGTGATGATTGTGACGATGGATTAGGGAATGGGAAGAGAAAGGGTTCTGGGATTAGGATGTTTGGTGATTTGTGGAAAAAGAAGGGACAGAAATAG
- the LOC111893367 gene encoding uncharacterized protein LOC111893367, producing the protein MSNIAKLEFATLEVSGKNYVSWMIDVKMHLESMGISNAIYEFNNFLAQDKAKTQVFLRKHIDEILRFEYLDVTGPSILWNLLKERFDHQKEVILPNARDDWRTLRFQDFKKVNEYNSALFRICSQLKYCGQEVTDEDMLEKTYSTFHATNITLMQQYQMQKFTRYSELNACLLVAKQNNEFLMKNHESRPNRISSTS; encoded by the coding sequence ATGTCCAACATTGCAAAGCTCGAGTTTGCAACACTTGAAGTTAGTGGGAAAAACTATGTGTCATGGATGATAGATGTAAAAATGCATCTTGAGTCCATGGGAATCTCAAATGCTATATATGAATTTAATAATTTCTTGGCACAAGACAAAGCAAAAACACAAGTTTTCCTTCGTAAGCATATTGATGAAATATTAAGATTTGAATATCTTGATGTTACTGGTCCAAGTATTCTCTGGAATCTTTTGAAAGAAAGATTTGATCATCAAAAGGAAGTTATACTTCCAAATGCTAGAGATGACTGGAGAACACTGAGGTTTCAAGACTTCAAGAAAGTGAATGAATACAACTCAGCTTTGTTCAGAATATGTTCACAACTTAAGTATTGTGGACAAGAAGTTACTGATGAAGATATGTTGGAGAAAacttactccacatttcatgcaaCAAACATTACCTTGATGCAACAATATCAGATGCAAAAGTTCACAAGATATTCTGAACTAAATGCATGCCTGCTTGTTGCAAAGCAAAACAACGAGTTCTTGATGAAAAACCATGAATCTCGTCCCAACAGGATCAGTAGCACTTCCTGA